Below is a window of Oceaniferula flava DNA.
TTTCGAAGTGGCCTCCGAGAGCGAGCGCGATCCGGTGAAAGTCGAATTTTAAGCATCAGCGGACGGGGCACAGTAGTAGGAGGGCAGGAAAACTTTTGCGTAACGAGCGTATTTCGCGGTCGAACCGGAATAATCAACCCCAGCAATGTGCGTGCATTCCGTGCATTGCGTGGTTCAAAATGAGTGATCAACCCCAGCAAAAAAAAATCGCCCAATTCGTCAGATTCGTGGTCAAACGCCGTAGGCATCAACCCAAGTCTTTCCCTCAGATACGGGACTCATTTCGCAAATTTTCTCAGTAACAAAAGATGAACTTCTTCCAAGCTCAGGACGATGCCCGCCGTCGCACCAAATGGCTGGTGCTCTATTTCATCTTGGCGGTGATCGGCGTGATCCTCTCGGTCTACGCCATCGTGGCGGCGGCGATGACTTACCTGGGGGCTGGCAATCCGCTGATGCCCGGCGTGTTCATCATGACCGCTCTGATCACAGGCGGCGTCATGGGGACGGGGAGCTTATTCAAATCCATGCAGCTGAATGGCGGGGGCTCGGTCGTTGCGCGCGACATGGGCGCACGCCAGGTGGATGCTCATACCACCGATACCGACGAGCGGCGGCTGGTCAATGTGGTGGAAGAAATGGCCATCGCTTCAGGTGTCCCCGTGCCGGAAATCTGGCTGATGGATGATGAGCTGGGTATCAATGCCTTCGCGGCCGGCACCGAGCCGGGGAATGCGGTGGTGGCGGTGACCCGTGGCTGTCTCCAGCGTCTAACACGATCTGAACTTCAGGGGGTGGTGGCGCACGAATTCAGCCATATTTTGAATGGCGACATGAGGCTCAACATGCGCCTGATGGGCCTGCTGTTTGGAATCTTGATGATTTCAATGATCGGTCGCACCCTGTTCCATGCCCTGCGCTTCGTCAACGTCCGCGGCTCGTCACGCGATAGCAAAGGTGGCGGGGGTGCCGTGGTGATTGCGATTTTGTTAGCCGGGGTGGGCTTGATGATTGTGGGCAGTATCGGCGTCTTTTTCGGTCGACTCATCCAAGCGGCGATCTCGCGTCAGCGCGAGTATCTCGCGGATGCCTCGGCGGTGCAATTCACGCGTGATACCGATGGTATTGCCGGCGCGCTGATGAAGATCGGCGGCCAGCAGTATGGATCCAAGATCAATGCGGCCAAGGCGGCGGAGGCGAGCCATTTGTTTTTTGCCGACGGGGGCATGTTCAGTTACGGCTTGGCCACCCATCCTCCCTTGGATCAACGGATCAAGGCCCTGCAGAAAAGCTGGGACGGTGAGTTTATCGAGACCCATCTGCCGGACGTCGCCACCGGCCGTTCCGCATCAAGGGACGCTCGGATGAGCGGGTTTTCCGGCCACACACCACCACCGCTTCCCGGTCGCGGTAATGTGGACCGGGTGGAAATGCAGAACCTGGGCGAACCCTCGCAGGTGAATATCAGCATCGGTAGCCAATTGCATGAGAGCCTGGAGCGCGAGTGGATCCACGCCTGCCACGACCGCGAAGAAGCTCAAGCGCTGATCTTCGGCCTGCTACTCGCCGAGGACAACGAGCTGCGTCAGGAAGAGGTGCTGTTTGTCAACAATGGGGCTGGCCAGGACGCCGGGGCCTTGGCTGTGGAGTGGAATCACTCCCTCTCCGGATTGCATTCCTCGGTGAAAATCGCCTTGATCGACCTCTGCGTCCCGACCCTGCGGAGACTGAGCCGACCCGAATACGAGCGCTTTGTCGAAATCACCCAGTGGCTGATTGCCAGCGACGGGCAGGTGGACCTTTTTGAATTCATGCTGCAACACATCGTGGAACGGCATCTCGACAGTCATTTCCAGCGTCGGGGATACGGTAAGATTCGTTACCGGAGGATCGAGCAGCTGGAGCGGGAGTCCAATGTCCTGCTCACCACCTTGGCGGCACTTGGTGGCGAACAGCAGATGCAGGAGGCTTATCAGGCGGCACTGAGCGATTCCGGCAAAACGATGGAAATGCTGCCTCCCGAAGCCTGCGGGCTGAAGAACGTCGAGCAAGCTTTGGAGAAATTCGATGCTGCCACGCCCTTGGTCAAAAAGCAGCTGCTGCGGATGCTGGGAGTGGCGGTGATGCATGATGGCGTGATTGAAAGCCGCGAGGCGGAGCTGCTGCGCGCCACCGCGGATGCCATCGGCTGTGCGGTGCCGCCCTTCGTCAAAAACCGTTGAAGATCAGTGGTAAGTGGTGTTTTATTCCAGCTGATACCATGTGGGTTTTGCAGCAGTAGATGGGGATTTTAGAAACATGAATCTTATTGCCCCGTATCTAAGGCCACTGAATACTTCCCTGCAGATGATTTCCCATAAAAACGTTCTTATTCTCGGACTGTCCTTGATCACCGCCTCCAGTCCCGCGGTCTTCGGTCAGAAGAAAATGCTCTCCCAGCGCAAGCAGGCGTTCTCTCCAGAGCAACAGCTGAAGCAGTTCCAACTGCCAGAGGGGTTTGTCATCGAGCTGGTGGCTTCAGAAAAAAATGGCCTGATCAACCCGATCGATCTGACCTTTGACGATGCGGGTCGACTGTGGACGCAAACGGCACGGATGTATCCATTGGACCCGGTGACCGGCATCCGATTCAGCCAGGCGCTGAAAATGATGAAGGACCCGAACTTGGCGGAAAAATTCCCCCGGGTGGCGGAAATTCAGCAGCTTTATAAACTGGAAAAAAAGGGGAGAGACCAAATTCTCATTGTTGATGACCCGACAGAGACAGCCGATGGCCCACTCAAGGTGTGGGCGGACGGGCTCTCGATTCCACAAAGCATCTACCCCTACAAGAACGGTTGTTTCGTGGCGCATGGGTCGGAGTTTTTATACCTCAAAGACAGCGATAACGATGGCAAACAGGACGAGTTCGAGAGCGTGATGAGCGGCTTCGGGTTTTTCGATACCCACACCATGGCGCACTCGATTGTGCGAGGTCCCGGCGGCTGGCTGTATTTCACCCACGGCGCTCTGAACTCAGGTAAGGTGAAGGTGACCAAGACCGGCCAAGAGCTCGAGGTGAGCTACGCCAAAAACCTACGGGCCAAACTGGATGGCAGCAAGCTGGAGATCATCGGCACCGCCAAGGACAACGTTTGGGGTTACCAAATTCGCTCGAATGGTCAGTGGTATTCTACATCGGCCAACGACAACGGCCTCTCCGTGCTGCCCACCGAGGAGCAAACGGGCATCAGTGGTATCGGTGGCGATTCCATCCGTCCCTACCAGCCCTTGTTGGACAAGGTGCACAAGTTCCGGGTCGGTGGCACAGGCATCTCCGGTCTCGCGTTTTCAGAGGATGGTGCCTACGGGTTTCCCAAGGAGTGGAAAAACGTCGCCTTTCTCGCCAACCCCATCACCAATGGCATCAGCTGCGTGAGGATCGATCGCTTACCGTCCGGCGAGGTCAAAGCCGAGCTCCTGCCGGATTTCCTCAAATGCGAAGACGACTGGTTTCGCCCGGTGAATATCGAGTTCGGCCCGGACGGCTGTCTGTATATTGCCGACTGGTATAACAAGGTGGTTTCCCACAACGAGATCAGCACCGATCACCCGGACAG
It encodes the following:
- a CDS encoding M48 family metallopeptidase produces the protein MNFFQAQDDARRRTKWLVLYFILAVIGVILSVYAIVAAAMTYLGAGNPLMPGVFIMTALITGGVMGTGSLFKSMQLNGGGSVVARDMGARQVDAHTTDTDERRLVNVVEEMAIASGVPVPEIWLMDDELGINAFAAGTEPGNAVVAVTRGCLQRLTRSELQGVVAHEFSHILNGDMRLNMRLMGLLFGILMISMIGRTLFHALRFVNVRGSSRDSKGGGGAVVIAILLAGVGLMIVGSIGVFFGRLIQAAISRQREYLADASAVQFTRDTDGIAGALMKIGGQQYGSKINAAKAAEASHLFFADGGMFSYGLATHPPLDQRIKALQKSWDGEFIETHLPDVATGRSASRDARMSGFSGHTPPPLPGRGNVDRVEMQNLGEPSQVNISIGSQLHESLEREWIHACHDREEAQALIFGLLLAEDNELRQEEVLFVNNGAGQDAGALAVEWNHSLSGLHSSVKIALIDLCVPTLRRLSRPEYERFVEITQWLIASDGQVDLFEFMLQHIVERHLDSHFQRRGYGKIRYRRIEQLERESNVLLTTLAALGGEQQMQEAYQAALSDSGKTMEMLPPEACGLKNVEQALEKFDAATPLVKKQLLRMLGVAVMHDGVIESREAELLRATADAIGCAVPPFVKNR